A genome region from Candidatus Omnitrophota bacterium includes the following:
- a CDS encoding aminotransferase class I/II-fold pyridoxal phosphate-dependent enzyme, with translation MKDLISKKVQVMQPSGIRAFFDLVLGMKDVISLGVGEPDFVTPWQIREAGVYSLEQGFTSYTSNKGLYKLRLGISRFLKNKYGLDYCPDEEILITVGVSEGLDLLMRAIINPGDKILVPQPSYVSYGPITELAGGTPIYIDTSKDGFKITPKLLEKHIDKKTKGIVLNYPTNPTGVSYRRKELEEINKVLLKHKILCISDEVYGDLTYDFEHVAFSTLSGAKKNTVYFNGFSKSYAMTGWRVGFACGPKEIIAAMTKIHQYTIMCVPITSQMAAAEALISGARSVEQMKREYNRRRELMVFELNSLGLKCSRPQGAFYVFPCIKSTGLSSIEFSRKLLEEEKVAVVPGTAFGTSAEGYIRISYASSMDNLKEALVRVRRFLDKIKLKPR, from the coding sequence ATGAAAGATCTTATTTCAAAAAAAGTTCAAGTTATGCAGCCATCCGGAATTCGGGCGTTCTTTGATTTAGTGCTTGGGATGAAGGATGTTATATCTTTGGGCGTAGGTGAGCCGGATTTTGTTACTCCTTGGCAGATTCGTGAAGCGGGAGTTTATTCTCTGGAGCAGGGGTTTACCAGTTATACCTCAAATAAGGGGTTGTATAAACTGCGTTTGGGGATCAGCCGTTTTTTAAAAAATAAATATGGTTTAGATTATTGCCCGGATGAAGAAATATTAATTACGGTAGGAGTTAGTGAAGGTTTGGATTTGCTCATGCGGGCGATAATTAACCCCGGTGATAAAATACTGGTTCCACAGCCAAGTTATGTTTCATATGGGCCGATTACAGAGCTTGCAGGGGGTACTCCGATTTATATCGATACTTCCAAAGATGGTTTTAAAATTACCCCTAAACTTTTGGAAAAACATATTGATAAGAAAACCAAAGGAATTGTTTTGAATTATCCCACTAATCCTACTGGAGTTTCTTATCGGCGTAAGGAATTAGAAGAGATAAATAAAGTTTTATTGAAGCATAAAATACTTTGTATCAGCGACGAGGTTTATGGCGATTTAACCTACGATTTTGAACATGTTGCTTTTTCGACTTTGTCTGGAGCAAAGAAAAATACGGTTTATTTTAACGGATTTTCCAAATCCTATGCGATGACCGGCTGGCGGGTGGGTTTTGCTTGCGGCCCGAAAGAGATTATCGCGGCGATGACCAAGATTCATCAGTATACGATTATGTGCGTGCCAATTACCAGCCAAATGGCAGCGGCAGAAGCTTTGATTAGCGGCGCAAGATCAGTTGAGCAGATGAAACGCGAATATAATCGCCGGAGAGAGCTTATGGTATTTGAGTTAAATTCTTTAGGATTAAAATGTTCTCGGCCGCAAGGGGCTTTCTATGTTTTTCCTTGTATTAAAAGTACAGGATTAAGTTCAATTGAATTTTCGCGCAAGCTGCTGGAAGAAGAAAAGGTGGCGGTTGTTCCAGGCACGGCTTTTGGTACAAGCGCAGAAGGTTATATTAGAATCTCTTATGCTTCTAGTATGGATAATTTAAAAGAAGCTTTAGTTCGCGTGAGGAGATTCTTGGATAAAATAAAACTTAAACCTAGGTAG